DNA sequence from the Thermodesulfobacteriota bacterium genome:
GAAAAAAATGAGCTCCGTGCGAATTTTTTTCCGGTTGCCTAAAACGCCAGGACAACGAACTCCTTTTTCCCGATCTTGAGCCGGATTTCACCTTCTCTCGGGAGGACGGCGGCCGGGTCGGTCGCCCGTTCGCCGTTGATTTCGAGGCCTCCCTGCACGATTAGACGCCGCGCCGCGGACTTGGTTGCAAACGAGGGGGAGACGCATGACACGATCGTGGCGATGTCCGCTCCGTCGCCGATCGTTCTGCCGTCCACCCGCCGCGCGTCCTGCGGGAACTCCTTCGAGGAGAACCGCTTCCGGAACCCCTCCTCCGCCTCCTTCCCCGCCGCGGCGCCGTGGAAGCGCGCGACGATCTCGCGCGCGAGCGCCACCTTGGCGTCCATCGGGTGGCGGGAGCCGTCGGCCAGCCCGCTTTTAAGCGCCGCCAGCTCCGACACGCCGACGTCGGACAGCAGCTCGTAGTAGGACAACATGAGCTCGTCGGAGATGGACATCAGCTTGCCGAAGATCGTGTCCGGCGGCTCCGTGATGCCCACGTAGTTGCCGAGGCTCTTGCTCATCTTGTTCACGCCGTCCAGCCCCACCAGCAGCGGCGTGGTCATCACGACCTGCGGCTCCTGCCCGTACGCGCGCTGCAGGTCGCGACCCACGAGCAGGTTGAACTTCTGGTCCGTCCCTCCGAACTCGACGTCCGCCTTCAGCGCGACAGAATCGTACCCCTGCAGCAGCGGGTAGAGGAACTCGTGGATCGAGATCGGTCGCTCCTCGTCATACCGCTTGCGGAAGTCGTCCCGCTCGAGCATGCGGGCCACGGTCATCTGCGCGGTGATGCGCACCATGTCCTCCGCGCGCAGCGGGGAGAGCCACTCGGAGTTGAAGCGGACCTCGGTCCGGTCGGGATCGAGGATCTTGAAGATCTGCTCCTTGTAGGTGACCGCGTTCCGCTCCACGTCCTCGCGCGTGAGCGCCTTCCGCGTCTCCGACTTCCCCGACGGGTCGCCGATCATCCCCGTGAAATCGCCGATGAGGAAGACCACCTGGTGGCCCGCGTCCTGGAAGTGCTTCAGCTTCTGGATGAGGACGGTGTGCCCCAGATGCAGGTCCGGCGCCGTGGGATCGAATCCCGCCTTCACCCGCAGCGGGCGCCCTTTTTCGGCCGATGCGGCGACCTTCCGGGAGAGCTCCTCCCCCGTGATCACCTCCACCGTGCCGCGCGTCAACGATCGGAGAACGTCGCCCATGTCTCTTTGCTCCTCATCGCCGTCTCCGTCATGCGGAACGGCCGGATTCTCGTGCAGCTCCCCGTCGCGGGGTCGATGTCGAACAGCGCGCCGGAGGCCTCGGGCTCTCCCGCCCCGACCTCGAACCGGGTGGGAAGCTGGAGGAGGAAGCGCCGCAGCACCCCCTCCGGGTCCATGCCGATGACCGATCCGGCCGGCCCGCACATCCCCGCGTCGGTGATGTACCCGGTCCCCTTCGGGAGGACCGCGGCGTCGGCGGTCTGCACGTGAGTGTGCGTGCCGGCGATCGCGGAGACCCTGCCGTCGAGGTGATGAGCCATCGCCCTCTTCTCCGAGGTCGCCTCGGCATGGAAGTCGACGAGGACGCAAGGCGCGGACTTCCGGATCGCGGGGAGGGAGGCGTCCGCCCAGCGGAACGGGCAGTCGCAGTTTCCGAGGAACACCCTGCCGAGGAGGGAGACCACCGCGTAAGGCGTCCCGCTCCTCCCGTGGAAGACCCCCCACCCGCGCCCGTCCACCCCGGGAGGGTAGTTCGCGGGGCGCAGGATCCGCTCGTCGGACCGGACCAGATGCGCCCCTTCCTTCTTGTCCCACATGTGGTTCCCGCCGGTCAGAACGTCGACGCCGGCGTCGAACAGCTCGCGGACCGCCGACTCGGTCAGCCCCATCCCCGCGGCCGCGTTCTCGCCGTTCGCGACCGCCAGGTCGACGTCGACGTATCCCCGGACGCGGGAGAGGAACTCCGCGACCGCCTTGCGCCCGGGCTTGCCCACGACGTCGCCGAGGAACAGGATCCACATCCCGCCGGGACCTTCCTTCCGCCGCTACCGGGCGTAGTCCACCGCCCTCGTCTCCCGGATCACGGTGACGCGGATCTGGCCGG
Encoded proteins:
- the tyrS gene encoding tyrosine--tRNA ligase, producing MGDVLRSLTRGTVEVITGEELSRKVAASAEKGRPLRVKAGFDPTAPDLHLGHTVLIQKLKHFQDAGHQVVFLIGDFTGMIGDPSGKSETRKALTREDVERNAVTYKEQIFKILDPDRTEVRFNSEWLSPLRAEDMVRITAQMTVARMLERDDFRKRYDEERPISIHEFLYPLLQGYDSVALKADVEFGGTDQKFNLLVGRDLQRAYGQEPQVVMTTPLLVGLDGVNKMSKSLGNYVGITEPPDTIFGKLMSISDELMLSYYELLSDVGVSELAALKSGLADGSRHPMDAKVALAREIVARFHGAAAGKEAEEGFRKRFSSKEFPQDARRVDGRTIGDGADIATIVSCVSPSFATKSAARRLIVQGGLEINGERATDPAAVLPREGEIRLKIGKKEFVVLAF
- a CDS encoding TIGR00282 family metallophosphoesterase, producing the protein MWILFLGDVVGKPGRKAVAEFLSRVRGYVDVDLAVANGENAAAGMGLTESAVRELFDAGVDVLTGGNHMWDKKEGAHLVRSDERILRPANYPPGVDGRGWGVFHGRSGTPYAVVSLLGRVFLGNCDCPFRWADASLPAIRKSAPCVLVDFHAEATSEKRAMAHHLDGRVSAIAGTHTHVQTADAAVLPKGTGYITDAGMCGPAGSVIGMDPEGVLRRFLLQLPTRFEVGAGEPEASGALFDIDPATGSCTRIRPFRMTETAMRSKETWATFSDR